A portion of the Microaerobacter geothermalis genome contains these proteins:
- a CDS encoding class I SAM-dependent methyltransferase, producing MDKRFNPEHIHKLDNPERKKYLPPEAILHKLDLSEEDVFIDLGAGTGYFTIPAANVVKNKIVALDVEPKMLAAIKVKADKMEARHIEYLESPVESIRLGDSIADKALASFILHEVDDLNQTLVEIKRVLKPLGKLLILEWKDEEMDQGPPLSHRIGQSEVKNVLKQSGYQVEQVFYPNPMNYGIVARSFK from the coding sequence ATGGATAAACGGTTTAATCCGGAACATATCCATAAATTAGATAATCCTGAGCGAAAAAAATATCTACCGCCAGAGGCAATACTACATAAATTGGATTTAAGCGAGGAGGATGTTTTTATTGATTTAGGAGCTGGAACAGGATATTTTACAATCCCCGCAGCGAATGTAGTAAAGAATAAAATCGTTGCTTTGGATGTAGAACCGAAAATGTTGGCTGCGATAAAAGTAAAGGCAGATAAGATGGAGGCTCGTCATATTGAATATTTAGAAAGTCCTGTTGAGTCCATTCGTCTTGGCGATTCAATAGCAGATAAGGCATTAGCTTCTTTCATTTTGCATGAGGTGGATGATCTCAATCAAACATTGGTGGAAATTAAAAGGGTCTTAAAGCCTCTAGGCAAGTTATTAATTCTTGAGTGGAAGGATGAAGAGATGGATCAGGGACCGCCTTTATCCCATCGCATAGGGCAGTCCGAAGTAAAAAACGTATTGAAACAATCAGGCTACCAGGTTGAGCAGGTGTTTTATCCCAACCCAATGAATTACGGGATCGTCGCCCGTTCCTTTAAATAA
- a CDS encoding CamS family sex pheromone protein — protein MKKYLFPVVAMIFLLSGCSLFQEKEAEPNVIKPNISPNIEVTEKYYPGVLPYQPNQSRGTLTRLNSRLDASRLELGLLEIAQQTFPINQYVFREGQFLTKGELESWLARKTPENLNGLNPSEGTPFLYHILEHNYLSKDGTKVEGIVIALSFSSQYETPQGETKEYLPEEMLSKTKGIANLVVQRLRQKVTSVPIIVALFQMEPKPSLIPGRFISVGTVNGNEETISKWKEMNEKYVLYPSNKTLEGIFLKTQRDFTDFKNEVQGFYQNFAGIIGMGRFVEGELVELTVTVTTEFDSKTEIIQMTQFIASILPKYFPDNTYINVYVNSISRPQAIYVRPNNGEPFFHVYRD, from the coding sequence TTGAAAAAATATCTATTTCCTGTCGTCGCAATGATTTTTTTACTGTCCGGATGTTCATTATTTCAAGAAAAAGAAGCAGAACCTAATGTGATTAAGCCGAATATTTCTCCAAATATCGAAGTAACAGAAAAATATTATCCGGGAGTATTGCCATACCAACCGAACCAAAGCAGAGGGACCCTCACCCGTTTAAACAGTCGTTTGGATGCTTCCAGATTGGAATTAGGATTATTGGAAATTGCCCAGCAGACCTTTCCAATCAATCAATATGTGTTTCGTGAGGGACAGTTTCTCACAAAAGGGGAACTGGAAAGCTGGTTGGCAAGAAAAACACCAGAAAATTTAAACGGACTTAATCCTTCAGAAGGAACCCCATTTTTATACCATATTTTGGAACATAATTACCTTTCCAAAGACGGGACTAAGGTGGAAGGGATCGTCATTGCCTTATCATTTTCATCCCAATATGAAACCCCTCAAGGGGAAACAAAGGAATACCTGCCTGAAGAAATGCTGTCAAAGACAAAGGGGATTGCCAATTTAGTGGTGCAAAGATTAAGACAAAAGGTCACGTCTGTACCAATCATTGTGGCGTTATTCCAAATGGAGCCGAAACCATCCCTCATTCCAGGTCGATTTATATCCGTGGGAACGGTAAATGGAAATGAAGAAACTATTTCAAAGTGGAAAGAAATGAATGAGAAATATGTCCTTTATCCCAGCAATAAAACCCTTGAGGGTATTTTTTTGAAAACCCAGCGGGATTTTACGGACTTCAAAAATGAGGTTCAGGGTTTTTACCAAAACTTTGCCGGGATTATTGGAATGGGACGGTTTGTAGAAGGGGAACTGGTGGAATTAACCGTTACCGTGACAACAGAATTTGATTCCAAGACAGAAATTATTCAAATGACCCAATTTATTGCCTCCATCCTGCCAAAATATTTTCCTGACAACACTTATATTAATGTATACGTAAATTCCATTAGCAGACCCCAGGCGATTTACGTAAGACCCAATAATGGAGAACCCTTTTTCCATGTGTATAGGGATTAG
- the narI gene encoding respiratory nitrate reductase subunit gamma — protein sequence MNLWNQFLWVIFPYLMFTIFFVGHFYRFNTDQYGWTAKSSEILEKRGLKWGSLLFHWGIIFVFFGHVAGILVPKWVYSVIGVSEEMYHIGAVWVGGFVGIVTMIGILLLLGRRLAVGRIYVNSSTSDIVTVVSLVIVMGLGLGTTMGYTALGGEFDYRETIGPWFRSLFVFSPQPELMAGAPLIFQLHILAAFALFGIWPFTRLVHVWSLPLTYLRRSYVVYRSLNPKKALQAQSVRRQE from the coding sequence ATGAATCTGTGGAACCAATTTCTCTGGGTGATTTTTCCATATTTGATGTTTACGATATTTTTTGTTGGACATTTCTACCGCTTTAATACCGATCAATATGGTTGGACGGCAAAATCGAGTGAAATTTTGGAAAAGAGAGGATTAAAATGGGGAAGCCTGCTTTTTCACTGGGGGATCATCTTTGTTTTCTTCGGCCATGTAGCCGGAATTTTGGTGCCAAAATGGGTGTATTCAGTTATTGGCGTTTCTGAAGAAATGTATCATATAGGAGCGGTTTGGGTTGGCGGCTTCGTCGGTATTGTAACCATGATTGGAATCTTGCTGCTTCTGGGCCGGAGGCTTGCTGTTGGAAGAATATATGTAAACAGCAGTACAAGCGATATTGTGACTGTTGTCTCTCTGGTGATTGTAATGGGATTAGGTTTAGGAACCACGATGGGGTATACAGCTTTGGGAGGAGAATTTGATTATCGGGAAACCATTGGACCATGGTTTCGCAGTCTGTTCGTCTTTTCTCCTCAACCTGAATTAATGGCAGGCGCTCCACTGATTTTTCAACTGCATATTCTGGCTGCTTTTGCCCTTTTTGGGATTTGGCCTTTTACACGCCTTGTCCATGTGTGGAGTTTGCCCCTTACTTATTTAAGGAGAAGCTATGTCGTTTACCGCAGCCTAAATCCGAAAAAGGCTTTGCAGGCCCAATCTGTACGGCGTCAGGAGTAA